Proteins from one Syntrophus gentianae genomic window:
- a CDS encoding DUF3135 domain-containing protein gives MNQLLWEEEKEKRREESEKRHARMAKLFREDRLAFERERKRLLDEFFSSVEDEDLRQRLRALQASFETKMKHAGSAHNRFVLAQTIFWDNFHQNWQPGIQEINESLKNLSGKFAALKDSDH, from the coding sequence ATGAACCAGCTTCTGTGGGAAGAAGAGAAGGAAAAGCGAAGAGAGGAATCGGAAAAGCGGCATGCCCGAATGGCCAAGCTTTTTCGAGAAGACCGTCTGGCCTTCGAACGGGAGCGTAAACGGCTGCTCGATGAATTTTTCAGCAGTGTCGAGGATGAAGACCTGCGCCAGCGGCTGCGCGCCCTGCAGGCTTCCTTTGAAACGAAAATGAAACACGCCGGATCAGCCCATAACCGGTTCGTGCTGGCCCAAACAATCTTCTGGGATAATTTTCATCAGAACTGGCAGCCCGGCATTCAAGAGATCAATGAATCCCTGAAGAACCTTTCAGGAAAATTCGCCGCCCTCAAGGACTCGGATCACTAA
- a CDS encoding NAD(P)H-hydrate dehydratase, with protein MRVCSVQEMRAMDRYAIENLAIPEEVLMENAGLASAAVLNREIGIPGKRFVVFCGGGNNGGDGFVVARKILSDGGSVKVFLLSDPGKFQGAARTNLEIMKRLSVPLVRVDSPEQIHQDISHCQGIVDAIFGTGLDRPVGGLFKEVIERINASGKKVLSLDIPSGINGDTGEVLGIAVQADYTVTFGLPKIGNLLYPGFARGGKLSVCHISFPPDLQEGPSLKICLNSPPPAPPRDPDAHKGSMGETLFIAGAANYFGAPCFAALSFLKAGGGYSRLAAPASMIPSIAQKGGEIVFVPQRETAAGSLSGDNYETLLSLSAKMDMVVLGPGLSLEEETQALVRTLVQEIPCPLLIDGDGLTAVASRLDLIRERKAPTILTPHLGEMARISGKSVPEIRRNRIGLLQETAADLQAVIVLKGAHSLIGLPDGRVYVNLSGNAGMATAGSGDVLTGTIAAMYGQGLPVEEAVCKGVFLHGLSGDLAAEVRGEDGMTASDILDFLPEARKADRAGLPEHLRRRYAGAEVL; from the coding sequence ATGAGAGTATGCAGTGTTCAGGAAATGCGCGCCATGGATCGATATGCCATCGAAAACCTCGCCATTCCGGAAGAGGTCCTGATGGAGAACGCGGGACTGGCATCCGCGGCGGTTCTGAATCGGGAAATCGGAATTCCGGGGAAAAGATTCGTGGTTTTCTGCGGCGGAGGAAACAACGGGGGGGATGGTTTCGTCGTGGCCCGGAAAATCCTGTCTGACGGAGGATCCGTCAAGGTTTTTCTCCTTTCCGATCCGGGGAAATTTCAAGGGGCGGCCCGGACCAATCTGGAGATTATGAAGCGGCTTTCTGTTCCCCTGGTGCGTGTCGATTCTCCGGAACAGATCCATCAAGATATTTCCCATTGCCAGGGCATCGTGGACGCAATTTTCGGCACTGGCCTGGACCGTCCGGTCGGGGGGCTCTTCAAAGAGGTGATTGAGCGGATCAATGCCAGCGGCAAAAAGGTCCTGAGCCTGGATATCCCCTCCGGCATCAACGGCGATACGGGCGAGGTTCTGGGGATTGCGGTGCAGGCCGATTATACGGTGACCTTCGGCCTTCCGAAAATCGGCAATCTCCTTTACCCCGGTTTTGCCAGGGGAGGGAAACTCTCTGTCTGCCACATCTCCTTTCCCCCGGATCTGCAGGAAGGTCCTTCCCTCAAGATCTGTTTGAACAGCCCTCCGCCGGCGCCGCCGCGCGATCCTGATGCGCACAAAGGCAGCATGGGAGAAACCCTGTTTATCGCCGGGGCGGCGAACTATTTTGGAGCGCCCTGCTTTGCCGCTCTGTCCTTCCTCAAGGCCGGAGGCGGCTATTCCCGCCTGGCGGCCCCCGCATCCATGATTCCCTCCATCGCCCAGAAGGGTGGCGAGATCGTCTTTGTCCCGCAGCGGGAAACGGCGGCGGGCAGCCTGTCCGGTGATAATTACGAAACTTTGCTGTCCCTTTCCGCAAAGATGGATATGGTCGTTCTCGGCCCCGGCCTTTCCCTGGAGGAAGAAACCCAGGCCCTGGTGCGGACACTGGTTCAGGAAATCCCCTGTCCTCTGCTGATCGACGGCGACGGACTGACGGCGGTTGCCTCCCGTCTCGATCTGATCCGGGAAAGAAAGGCGCCGACGATTCTCACCCCCCATCTGGGAGAGATGGCTAGGATCTCCGGGAAGAGCGTTCCGGAGATCCGGCGGAACCGGATCGGACTTCTTCAGGAGACGGCGGCCGATCTGCAGGCCGTCATTGTCCTCAAGGGGGCCCATTCTCTCATCGGCCTGCCCGATGGGCGGGTCTATGTGAATCTCAGCGGGAATGCGGGGATGGCGACGGCAGGCTCCGGTGACGTGCTGACGGGAACCATTGCGGCGATGTACGGCCAGGGACTCCCCGTGGAAGAGGCCGTCTGCAAGGGGGTTTTTCTTCACGGACTGTCCGGGGATCTGGCGGCCGAGGTCCGCGGGGAGGATGGAATGACCGCTTCGGACATCCTTGATTTTCTGCCCGAGGCGAGAAAAGCGGATCGGGCGGGTCTGCCGGAGCATCTCCGTCGCCGCTATGCCGGTGCGGAAGTGCTGTAG
- a CDS encoding CoA transferase subunit A, producing MEDRRNKVMDLDEAIRTFVRDGSHMSIGGFSISRNPMAAVYTIIRQGIKNLHFYVHSNGTGIDELIGGGCISRLEIAYGGNGKAATTCIRFRKAVQEGTLQVEDYSNYQMTLRFAAGAMGVPFLPTRSSLGTDIINRWGFSEETRNKDPKIADKKLVVLDNPFGSWADAPKVVLVPAIHPDVTIIHVQRADYQGTCRILGLTYADIEQAKASRHVIVTCEELVEPGQMRENPGLNQIPFIHVSAVCHVPYGAYPTAVYRYYDYDPQYLIAYARAARDEQLFRKYQDEFIYGVNNHGEFLDRIGRKRLEQIQADPRTGYAVNLQWYDRGEMT from the coding sequence ATGGAGGATCGCCGCAACAAGGTCATGGATCTGGACGAGGCCATCCGGACGTTTGTCCGGGACGGCAGCCACATGTCCATCGGCGGATTTTCCATCAGCCGCAATCCCATGGCGGCCGTTTATACGATCATCCGCCAGGGCATCAAAAATCTTCACTTCTATGTCCATTCCAACGGGACGGGTATCGACGAGTTGATCGGCGGGGGCTGCATCTCCCGGCTGGAAATCGCCTATGGCGGCAACGGGAAGGCGGCAACCACCTGCATCCGCTTCCGGAAAGCCGTTCAGGAAGGAACTCTCCAGGTTGAGGATTACTCCAACTACCAGATGACCCTGCGCTTCGCCGCGGGGGCCATGGGCGTGCCCTTCCTTCCCACCCGCTCCTCCCTGGGCACCGATATCATAAATCGGTGGGGCTTCTCGGAGGAAACGCGGAATAAGGACCCGAAGATCGCCGACAAGAAACTGGTCGTCCTGGACAATCCCTTCGGCTCCTGGGCCGATGCCCCCAAGGTCGTCCTCGTCCCGGCCATTCACCCGGATGTGACGATTATTCACGTCCAGAGGGCCGACTATCAGGGAACCTGCCGGATTCTGGGCCTGACTTATGCGGATATCGAACAGGCGAAAGCCTCCCGCCACGTCATCGTCACCTGCGAAGAGCTCGTTGAACCCGGCCAGATGCGGGAAAATCCAGGACTGAACCAGATCCCCTTCATTCATGTCAGCGCCGTCTGCCATGTCCCCTATGGCGCTTATCCCACGGCGGTTTACCGCTATTACGATTACGACCCCCAATACCTCATCGCCTACGCCAGGGCAGCGAGAGATGAGCAGCTTTTCCGGAAATACCAGGACGAGTTCATCTACGGCGTGAACAATCACGGGGAGTTTCTGGATCGGATCGGGCGGAAGCGGCTGGAACAGATTCAGGCCGACCCGAGAACAGGATACGCCGTCAACCTGCAATGGTATGATCGTGGAGAGATGACATGA
- a CDS encoding polyprenyl synthetase family protein has translation MQIQDVFSHYGPELKRVEEEMESHLRSDVTVIPEIVNHLLGSGGKRFRPLLVLTTADLFGYQGKRCYTLSAVIEFIHTASLFHDDVIDKAETRRGKVSANNIWGNAATVLVGDYLYSKAYQLMAEDGNLKIVQLISNTSNVMSEGEVFQLIKCGEVNLSEEEYRKIIEKKTSILISASCALGGHLGNAGADRIEALKQFGLRLGSAFQITDDTLDYVAREDEFGKAIGKDLGEGKMTLPLIYTLKRCTPDEREFIEGALASRQTREIPVEEILTLISRYGGIADALRSAEILIEEGRAFLDGMPETPAKEALLAICDYVLKRNL, from the coding sequence ATGCAGATTCAGGATGTTTTTTCCCATTATGGCCCGGAGCTGAAGCGCGTCGAAGAGGAAATGGAAAGTCATCTTCGTTCCGATGTGACCGTCATCCCCGAAATCGTCAACCATCTTCTGGGCAGCGGCGGCAAGCGCTTCCGTCCTCTGCTCGTCCTGACGACCGCCGATCTCTTCGGTTACCAGGGAAAGCGGTGCTATACGCTCTCTGCGGTCATCGAGTTCATCCATACGGCCAGCCTTTTCCACGACGATGTCATCGACAAGGCGGAAACCCGGCGAGGCAAGGTCTCGGCCAACAATATCTGGGGAAACGCCGCCACGGTGCTGGTGGGGGATTATCTCTATTCGAAGGCCTACCAGCTCATGGCGGAAGACGGCAATCTGAAGATTGTGCAGCTCATTTCGAACACCTCCAATGTCATGTCAGAGGGAGAGGTCTTTCAGCTGATCAAATGCGGCGAGGTGAACCTTTCCGAAGAGGAATACCGGAAAATCATTGAAAAAAAGACATCCATCCTCATCTCCGCGTCCTGCGCCCTGGGCGGTCATCTTGGCAACGCCGGAGCCGACCGGATTGAGGCCCTGAAGCAGTTCGGCCTGCGGCTGGGGTCGGCATTCCAGATCACAGACGATACCCTGGATTACGTTGCCCGCGAAGACGAATTCGGGAAGGCAATCGGCAAGGACCTCGGCGAAGGGAAGATGACTCTCCCCCTGATCTACACCCTGAAACGCTGTACGCCGGACGAACGGGAATTCATCGAAGGCGCTTTGGCGTCAAGACAGACCCGGGAAATACCCGTAGAGGAAATTTTGACTCTGATTTCCCGCTACGGCGGTATCGCCGATGCCCTGCGTTCAGCCGAAATCCTGATTGAAGAGGGGAGGGCTTTTCTGGACGGAATGCCAGAAACACCGGCAAAAGAAGCCCTCCTGGCCATCTGCGACTATGTCCTGAAGCGGAATCTCTGA
- the mlaD gene encoding outer membrane lipid asymmetry maintenance protein MlaD yields the protein MKKYAMETTVGVFIVFGLILVGYMTVKLGHVSLFGEDTYKLRAQFTSVSGLRAGSTVDMLGIEIGRVERLFIDQKDQKAVVEMTIKKDIKIYDDAIASIKTEGLIGDKYLSIDPGGGGDLLRPGGTITETQPALDIESLIGKYAFGEVKKKDDADKKEKDSL from the coding sequence ATGAAAAAATATGCCATGGAAACAACGGTAGGTGTCTTTATCGTTTTCGGATTGATTCTGGTCGGATACATGACCGTGAAACTCGGCCATGTATCCCTCTTCGGCGAAGATACCTATAAGCTTCGGGCTCAATTTACCTCGGTTTCCGGTTTGAGAGCGGGAAGCACGGTGGATATGCTGGGCATCGAAATCGGCCGGGTGGAAAGACTTTTCATCGACCAGAAGGATCAGAAAGCCGTTGTGGAAATGACAATCAAGAAAGACATTAAAATCTATGATGATGCCATCGCCTCCATCAAAACGGAAGGATTGATCGGCGACAAGTATCTCAGCATCGATCCAGGGGGAGGCGGAGATCTCCTTCGTCCGGGAGGAACGATTACCGAAACGCAGCCGGCATTGGATATCGAGAGCCTCATTGGCAAATATGCCTTTGGAGAGGTTAAAAAGAAGGATGATGCCGACAAAAAAGAAAAGGATTCATTATGA
- a CDS encoding LamG domain-containing protein: MKKLIILFFATAIFLLFAPSVNALLTTPYAVDANTVALYHLDSEVGGVTPDSVGNHNGVLNGNAQITSAGKFGGGLLLDGNGDYVRLGNVHQNPPRDYSQGSVEAWVNLTAAPGYMVVLGSGTEYGSSWDNGWFLGRHPGFTGSSLGFMIWSSGYWRVANSGITLESLVGGWHHIAGTWGAKGIEVWVDGVLMGNNPGWTAPPDDPNYLTALIGTDSWTWATPGTLDEVRISDIQRDFAATAVPLPASLLFLAPGLAAIAGLRKKLRA; this comes from the coding sequence ATGAAAAAACTCATTATACTTTTTTTCGCAACAGCCATTTTTTTGTTGTTTGCGCCGAGCGTAAACGCACTTTTAACGACGCCCTATGCCGTTGACGCCAATACCGTCGCCCTTTATCACCTCGACTCCGAGGTGGGAGGTGTGACCCCGGACAGCGTGGGCAATCATAACGGCGTCCTCAATGGAAACGCACAGATCACCAGCGCCGGCAAATTCGGGGGAGGCCTTCTCCTGGACGGCAACGGAGACTACGTCCGCCTCGGCAACGTGCATCAGAATCCTCCAAGGGACTATTCGCAGGGGAGCGTCGAAGCATGGGTAAATCTAACCGCTGCCCCAGGATACATGGTCGTGCTGGGCTCCGGCACGGAATACGGGAGCTCTTGGGACAACGGATGGTTCCTTGGAAGGCATCCGGGGTTCACGGGGTCCAGTCTGGGATTCATGATCTGGTCCAGCGGCTATTGGCGGGTTGCCAACAGTGGAATTACCCTGGAGAGTCTGGTGGGTGGATGGCACCATATCGCGGGAACGTGGGGCGCGAAGGGCATCGAAGTGTGGGTGGATGGTGTTCTTATGGGGAACAATCCCGGCTGGACCGCACCGCCCGATGACCCGAATTACCTGACCGCCCTCATCGGGACCGACTCCTGGACATGGGCCACTCCGGGAACACTTGATGAAGTCAGGATATCCGATATCCAGAGAGACTTCGCGGCCACAGCGGTTCCGCTTCCCGCCAGCCTGCTGTTCCTTGCTCCAGGGCTCGCCGCCATTGCCGGACTGAGGAAAAAGCTGAGGGCATAA
- a CDS encoding MlaA family lipoprotein encodes MKKLCPAIILLVLLVIVSVPCVEASSSSAASGGTPIMFQTPGSSTQIEPISQEFPEEAAKSTLGRVETPKKLDASTGDPDKDAVSGEDVPEGTTPEESLTNPETEGPGAEDSDEELESDYVPEEGEEAPATIADPLEPFNRAMYHFNDKFYFWLLKPVSQAYGKVVPEPARISVQNFFSNLAFPLRFLSCLLQADFNGAAKESGRFFVNTLWGIGGLMDPSSKEELDIPKQNVDLGQTLGVYGVGPGFYILWPFLGPSSLRDTVDIAGRYFLYPASYLNPWYAPMAVRGYDAVNDTSLRIGDYEALKGAAIDPYLSIRDAFVQHRKKKIEARKNKTENNAPSGEEKKMP; translated from the coding sequence ATGAAAAAGCTCTGTCCGGCGATCATTCTTCTTGTTCTTCTTGTTATAGTCAGTGTCCCCTGCGTTGAAGCCTCGTCTTCCTCTGCGGCCTCAGGGGGGACACCAATTATGTTCCAAACGCCGGGAAGCTCAACCCAGATTGAGCCAATATCGCAGGAATTCCCTGAAGAGGCGGCAAAGTCCACCCTCGGACGTGTCGAGACTCCGAAAAAGCTTGATGCTTCAACCGGTGACCCGGACAAGGATGCCGTGTCGGGTGAAGATGTCCCGGAAGGCACAACCCCCGAAGAATCCTTGACGAATCCGGAGACGGAGGGGCCCGGTGCAGAGGATTCGGATGAAGAACTGGAATCCGATTATGTGCCGGAGGAAGGGGAGGAGGCGCCGGCAACCATCGCCGATCCCCTGGAGCCCTTTAACCGGGCCATGTACCATTTCAATGACAAGTTCTACTTCTGGCTGCTCAAGCCCGTGTCGCAGGCCTATGGCAAGGTCGTTCCCGAGCCGGCGCGGATCAGCGTTCAGAATTTCTTTTCAAACCTCGCCTTTCCGCTCCGTTTCCTCAGTTGCCTGCTGCAGGCGGACTTTAATGGCGCCGCCAAGGAATCAGGCCGGTTTTTCGTGAATACCCTCTGGGGTATCGGGGGCCTTATGGATCCCTCGTCTAAAGAAGAACTGGACATTCCGAAACAGAATGTCGATCTGGGGCAAACCCTGGGCGTCTACGGCGTGGGGCCGGGCTTCTATATCCTCTGGCCATTCCTGGGACCTTCCAGCCTTCGCGATACGGTCGATATCGCCGGCAGATATTTTCTTTATCCCGCCTCCTACCTGAATCCCTGGTATGCCCCCATGGCGGTTCGGGGATATGATGCGGTAAACGATACCTCCCTGAGAATCGGGGATTATGAGGCCCTCAAGGGAGCGGCCATCGATCCTTACCTGTCCATCCGGGATGCCTTTGTCCAGCATCGGAAGAAGAAAATTGAAGCCCGTAAAAACAAGACGGAGAACAACGCCCCATCTGGGGAAGAAAAAAAGATGCCGTAA
- a CDS encoding MlaE family ABC transporter permease, whose protein sequence is MKVPANIQDSLGNGERWQAGRLFSLPFSLLGRTVLNWVNHTGAAAIFLLLASWKILRPRQLEKVISQIYYIGARSTMIIMLVGLFTGMVLGLQSYHALVKVGAEGALGTLVALSLIRELGPVLTAIMITARAGSAITAEIGIQRISEQIDALDTMHIDPLRYLVSPRIAAAIISFPILTTLFDLIGILGSYVSGVWIMGANAGTYFYRVQSSVELKDVTDGFIKALVFAVIVATVCCYQGYFAHMRQESHGAKAVGLATTSAVVLSCVLILVSDYVVTSLLL, encoded by the coding sequence ATGAAGGTTCCTGCAAATATTCAAGATTCTTTGGGAAACGGGGAACGCTGGCAGGCGGGCAGATTGTTCTCTCTGCCCTTTTCCCTTCTCGGAAGAACGGTGCTCAACTGGGTAAACCATACCGGCGCAGCGGCAATTTTCCTGCTGCTGGCCTCTTGGAAGATTCTCCGTCCCCGCCAGCTGGAGAAGGTGATTTCGCAGATTTACTATATCGGGGCGAGATCCACGATGATCATCATGCTCGTTGGTCTCTTTACCGGCATGGTTCTGGGCCTTCAATCCTACCATGCCCTGGTCAAAGTCGGCGCGGAAGGGGCCCTCGGCACCCTCGTCGCTCTGTCGCTGATCCGGGAATTGGGACCCGTTCTCACCGCCATCATGATCACTGCCAGGGCCGGATCGGCCATTACGGCGGAAATCGGGATTCAGCGCATCTCCGAACAGATTGACGCCCTCGACACCATGCACATCGATCCGTTGAGATACCTCGTCAGTCCGAGAATCGCCGCGGCCATCATCAGCTTTCCCATCCTGACGACCCTCTTCGACTTGATCGGCATTCTGGGGAGTTATGTTTCCGGGGTCTGGATCATGGGCGCCAATGCCGGGACCTATTTCTATCGCGTTCAGTCCAGCGTGGAGCTGAAGGATGTCACCGACGGGTTTATCAAGGCCCTTGTCTTTGCGGTCATCGTTGCCACGGTCTGCTGCTACCAGGGCTATTTCGCCCACATGCGACAAGAGAGCCACGGGGCAAAGGCCGTCGGTCTGGCCACGACCTCGGCCGTGGTCCTTTCCTGTGTGCTGATCCTGGTTTCTGATTATGTGGTCACTTCCCTTCTGCTCTGA
- the msrB gene encoding peptide-methionine (R)-S-oxide reductase MsrB, with amino-acid sequence MKKVFLFIAILVFALGCEGNGSFQKGVNRMTEQQGLTQVATFAGGCFWCVESDFKKVPGVVQVVSGYTGGTGENPTYENYSQKGHVEAVQITFDPRKISYEMLLDIFWRHIDPTDGGGQFVDRGPHYRSAVFYHDEEQRKAAEKSKQKLEKSGKFDKPIVTPLIPFTKFYKAEAYHQDYGANNPLHYQLYRSGSGRDRFREKVWGKEAATVLPDQDRAYGKPDEATLKKILTPLQYRVTQQEDTEPPFRNEYWDNKREGIYVDAVSGEPLFSSRDKYDSGTGWPSFTKPLEPANIVERDDFRLFSRRTEIRSRHGDSHLGHVFHDGPKPTGLRYCMNSAALRFIPKEDLEKEGYGRYAGMFKP; translated from the coding sequence ATGAAAAAGGTTTTTCTTTTCATCGCGATCCTGGTTTTTGCCTTGGGGTGCGAAGGCAATGGATCTTTTCAGAAAGGGGTAAATAGAATGACGGAGCAGCAAGGACTCACCCAGGTTGCCACCTTCGCCGGCGGCTGTTTCTGGTGTGTGGAAAGCGATTTTAAAAAGGTTCCCGGCGTGGTCCAGGTGGTTTCCGGCTATACAGGGGGAACGGGAGAAAACCCGACCTATGAGAATTACAGCCAAAAAGGGCACGTCGAAGCCGTGCAGATCACCTTCGATCCCCGGAAGATCTCCTACGAAATGTTGCTGGACATCTTCTGGAGGCATATCGACCCCACGGACGGAGGTGGACAGTTCGTGGACCGCGGCCCCCATTACCGGAGCGCTGTATTCTATCATGATGAAGAACAACGGAAAGCGGCGGAAAAATCGAAACAGAAGCTTGAAAAGTCAGGAAAGTTCGACAAGCCGATCGTAACGCCATTGATTCCTTTCACAAAGTTCTACAAGGCGGAAGCCTATCATCAGGACTATGGCGCAAATAATCCCCTGCACTACCAACTTTACCGTTCCGGATCCGGCCGGGACCGGTTTCGGGAAAAGGTCTGGGGAAAGGAAGCCGCCACCGTTCTCCCGGATCAAGACCGCGCCTATGGCAAGCCCGATGAGGCAACCTTGAAAAAGATTCTGACGCCCCTGCAGTACCGGGTCACGCAGCAGGAGGATACGGAGCCGCCTTTCCGCAATGAATACTGGGACAACAAGAGAGAGGGGATCTATGTGGATGCGGTCTCCGGCGAACCCCTTTTCAGCTCCCGGGATAAATACGATTCCGGAACGGGATGGCCAAGTTTTACCAAGCCCCTGGAACCGGCCAACATCGTGGAAAGGGATGATTTCCGCCTCTTTTCCCGGCGCACGGAGATCCGCAGCCGGCATGGCGATTCCCATCTGGGGCATGTCTTCCACGATGGACCAAAGCCGACGGGTTTGCGCTACTGCATGAATTCCGCCGCCCTGCGCTTTATCCCCAAGGAGGATCTGGAGAAGGAAGGCTACGGCCGTTATGCCGGGATGTTTAAGCCATAA
- a CDS encoding ATP-binding cassette domain-containing protein translates to MDNPLIEFRDVTKRFGSLTVLEKVNLKIYEGEVTTIIGLSGGGKSVLLKHIIGLLQPDEGTILFRGQSLDRMSKRERYDALGRMSYMFQDNALFDSMTVYDNVALPLRETTKLKKAEIDRRVMARIEQTELSEAMFKYPSELSGGMQKRAALARALVIDPQIVLFDEPTSGQDPVRKNAILSMIAQYQRKFGFTAILVSHEIPDVYFISNRILALYNRTIVFQGTVEELEDFNHPFKDEVLRSLEGLQQELTGLRSKRQFKIQYHASLKGSALGESFTIVIFTLEGLDAVATNLGYDAAQKAIYSAGRVIDKHFGPIGGFSTRINSQEFVTMLPYSDRAEADAIMMDFIQDFQKEGIRDLQAEAGGKLGLGECVEMIVLAGQAQGNLLEQVESVIESARSQQKEIGRIQCAAQE, encoded by the coding sequence ATGGATAACCCGCTGATCGAATTCCGGGATGTGACGAAGCGCTTCGGTTCTCTCACCGTCCTGGAAAAGGTGAATCTGAAAATTTACGAGGGCGAGGTCACGACCATCATCGGTTTGAGCGGTGGGGGGAAGAGCGTGCTCCTCAAGCATATCATCGGATTGCTCCAACCCGATGAAGGGACCATTTTGTTCCGAGGGCAATCCCTGGACCGGATGAGCAAAAGGGAGCGGTATGACGCCCTGGGCCGGATGAGCTACATGTTTCAGGACAACGCGCTCTTCGATTCCATGACTGTCTACGACAATGTTGCCCTGCCCCTTCGAGAAACGACGAAGCTGAAAAAAGCGGAAATCGACCGCAGGGTCATGGCACGGATCGAGCAAACGGAACTTAGCGAAGCGATGTTCAAGTACCCGTCCGAACTTTCCGGAGGCATGCAGAAGCGGGCAGCCCTGGCGCGAGCCCTGGTCATCGATCCCCAGATTGTCCTTTTCGATGAACCGACTTCCGGGCAGGATCCCGTGCGGAAAAATGCCATCCTGAGCATGATCGCCCAGTATCAGCGAAAATTCGGCTTTACGGCGATCCTGGTCAGCCATGAGATTCCCGATGTGTACTTCATCTCCAACCGCATTCTCGCCCTTTATAATCGGACCATTGTTTTTCAGGGAACGGTGGAGGAACTCGAGGATTTCAACCATCCCTTCAAGGATGAAGTCCTCCGCAGCCTCGAGGGGTTGCAGCAGGAACTGACGGGGCTTCGTTCCAAACGGCAGTTCAAGATCCAGTATCATGCGAGCCTGAAAGGGAGCGCCCTGGGGGAGAGTTTCACCATTGTGATCTTTACCTTGGAGGGACTGGATGCCGTCGCCACCAATTTGGGGTACGACGCGGCACAGAAGGCGATCTACAGCGCCGGACGGGTCATTGATAAACACTTTGGTCCTATCGGAGGGTTTTCCACCCGGATCAATTCTCAGGAATTTGTGACCATGCTTCCCTATTCGGATCGGGCCGAAGCGGATGCCATTATGATGGATTTCATTCAAGATTTCCAGAAGGAGGGCATTCGCGATCTTCAGGCTGAGGCCGGTGGAAAGCTAGGCTTGGGTGAGTGCGTCGAAATGATTGTTCTTGCCGGACAGGCCCAGGGCAACCTGCTTGAACAGGTAGAGTCCGTCATCGAGTCCGCAAGGAGCCAGCAGAAAGAAATCGGCCGCATACAGTGCGCAGCGCAGGAGTGA
- a CDS encoding Tgt2/MlaC family protein, with translation MKRLLSSVVLGLFLLAPTWVFAGVAMDTVHVHVDKILAILKDPALKSPSAKERKKDKLRTIYIQMFDEVELSKRALARNWNNLNAAQRDEFVHLFRQVLEKTYADRILAYANEEVIFDRENMISENQAEVKTRIVTSSKTIPFTYRMIRKGNVWRVYDVVVENISLIQNYRTQFNEILAKNSPEQLLQTLRKKVKET, from the coding sequence ATGAAAAGACTTCTAAGTAGTGTCGTATTGGGGTTGTTTCTGTTGGCGCCGACATGGGTGTTTGCCGGTGTGGCCATGGACACGGTTCATGTTCATGTTGATAAGATTCTTGCGATACTGAAAGATCCGGCGCTCAAATCGCCATCGGCCAAGGAGCGCAAAAAGGATAAACTCCGGACTATTTACATTCAGATGTTTGATGAGGTGGAACTCTCCAAACGTGCCTTGGCGAGAAACTGGAATAATCTTAATGCCGCTCAGCGCGATGAGTTCGTCCATCTCTTCCGGCAGGTGCTCGAGAAGACTTACGCAGACCGAATTCTTGCCTATGCCAACGAGGAAGTCATCTTTGACAGGGAAAACATGATTTCTGAGAATCAGGCCGAGGTGAAAACGAGGATTGTCACCTCTTCGAAGACCATCCCGTTCACCTATCGAATGATCCGGAAAGGAAACGTCTGGAGAGTCTATGACGTCGTTGTGGAGAATATCAGTCTGATCCAGAACTATCGCACGCAATTCAATGAAATTCTGGCTAAAAACAGCCCCGAACAGCTGCTCCAGACCCTGAGGAAAAAGGTGAAAGAAACATAG